The following are from one region of the Bradyrhizobium septentrionale genome:
- a CDS encoding type II and III secretion system protein family protein: MSGGRVWGSAERGCFAFSLVALGAALAFFPSADRAKAAERRGSSSSGVFVSEMNDVQRVKVTLNKSRTFRVDTAFSTIVAGSPDVVDVKSLSDHLIYVQGKKTGTTNVILFDSSMKQIGILDVEVTLDIGNLQQNIQAGTGTRGIRVSASEGQVVLSGMAADAVAAEKAMTIAKGSVPDGGIVVNAMSVAAPQQVMLEVRFLEVARTAGRDLGVNLFAANANGTNVANTGLGGIASPGVGRAPIGGINTATNPVLGAGGSPVGSAPTGSLPLLGTAQTLIGAAGGVAPAPFGSLLTSILRTSNGSSVDLLITALETKGLARRLAEPNLTTLSGDAARFLAGGEFPVPIPSNTTAGFPTVTIEYKKFGVELAFVPTVLSRGVINLRVEPSVSELDFANAITIQGTSVPSLTRRDARTTVELRDGQSFAIAGLLQTRNRQDVSQLPWIGSVPVIGTLFSSKSYQQEETDLVIIVTPRLVAPAAPGQQLASPLDSRLPANDVDFFLNGQMEVRKRYDDYVNSGGEVKGPYGHIIAPDAVVRAPPPAVGANQPVVKTLN; the protein is encoded by the coding sequence ATGAGTGGCGGTCGCGTGTGGGGTAGCGCGGAACGTGGTTGTTTCGCCTTTAGCCTGGTGGCTCTAGGCGCTGCGCTTGCCTTTTTCCCTTCCGCTGATCGCGCGAAGGCGGCAGAGCGTCGGGGCTCTTCCAGCAGCGGCGTGTTCGTCAGCGAGATGAACGACGTCCAGCGCGTCAAGGTGACCCTCAACAAGTCGCGAACCTTCAGGGTCGATACGGCATTTTCGACGATCGTTGCGGGCTCGCCTGATGTCGTCGACGTGAAGTCGCTCAGCGACCACCTCATCTACGTCCAGGGCAAGAAGACCGGCACTACCAACGTCATCCTGTTCGACAGCTCGATGAAGCAGATCGGCATTCTCGATGTCGAAGTCACGCTCGACATCGGCAATCTGCAGCAGAACATTCAGGCCGGCACCGGTACGCGCGGCATTCGCGTGTCTGCCTCCGAAGGCCAGGTGGTGCTGAGCGGAATGGCCGCCGATGCGGTCGCCGCGGAGAAGGCGATGACGATCGCCAAGGGCAGCGTTCCCGATGGCGGCATCGTCGTCAATGCCATGAGCGTCGCTGCGCCGCAGCAGGTGATGCTCGAGGTGCGCTTCCTCGAGGTCGCCCGGACGGCGGGCCGTGACCTCGGCGTGAACCTCTTTGCGGCGAACGCCAACGGCACCAATGTCGCGAATACAGGGCTGGGCGGCATCGCGAGCCCGGGCGTGGGTCGAGCGCCGATCGGTGGTATCAATACCGCCACCAATCCAGTCCTGGGCGCTGGTGGCAGTCCTGTCGGGTCCGCCCCCACAGGCAGCCTGCCCCTGCTTGGAACGGCGCAGACGCTCATTGGCGCCGCCGGCGGCGTAGCTCCGGCCCCGTTCGGAAGCCTGCTGACCAGCATCTTGAGGACCAGCAACGGCAGTTCAGTGGACCTGCTGATTACTGCACTGGAAACGAAGGGACTGGCGCGCCGGCTGGCGGAGCCGAACCTGACCACGCTTTCCGGCGATGCCGCGCGCTTCCTGGCCGGCGGCGAGTTTCCGGTGCCGATTCCGAGCAACACGACCGCCGGCTTTCCCACGGTGACGATCGAATACAAGAAGTTCGGTGTCGAGCTGGCTTTCGTGCCCACCGTGCTCTCGCGCGGCGTGATCAACCTCCGGGTCGAGCCCTCGGTCAGCGAGCTTGATTTCGCCAACGCGATCACGATCCAGGGCACGAGCGTTCCATCGCTGACCCGCCGAGACGCGCGCACCACCGTCGAACTGCGCGACGGCCAGAGTTTTGCGATCGCCGGCCTGCTGCAGACCCGCAACCGGCAGGACGTCTCGCAACTGCCCTGGATCGGCTCGGTGCCCGTGATTGGAACCTTGTTCAGCAGCAAATCCTATCAGCAGGAAGAAACCGATCTCGTGATCATCGTGACGCCGCGCCTGGTCGCGCCGGCGGCACCCGGCCAGCAACTGGCGTCGCCGCTCGACTCCCGCTTGCCGGCCAACGATGTCGATTTCTTCCTCAACGGCCAGATGGAAGTCCGCAAGCGCTACGACGACTACGTCAATTCCGGCGGCGAGGTGAAGGGACCCTATGGCCACATCATCGCGCCCGATGCGGTCGTACGCGCTCCGCCCCCGGCCGTTGGTGCAAACCAGCCGGTCGTGAAAACCCTGAACTAG
- a CDS encoding tetratricopeptide repeat protein, with amino-acid sequence MHRLAPALICCCMATGLGACDYTTREAAIVAPVDPPGGDPVQEPTDVKYYPSDEPVRLGLEHYNRGNYGIAQRYFKDAVEKAPKDVTAWVGLAASYDRIRRFDLADQAYAQAIRLGGETVQILNDQGYSLMLRGNLSGARKKFEKAYSLDPGNPVIANNLELLNGSRKFIERPPNNQP; translated from the coding sequence TTGCATCGTCTCGCTCCAGCGTTGATCTGTTGCTGTATGGCGACCGGCCTTGGGGCCTGCGACTACACGACGCGGGAAGCCGCGATCGTTGCGCCGGTGGATCCGCCAGGCGGCGACCCGGTGCAGGAGCCGACCGACGTCAAATATTATCCCTCTGACGAGCCGGTGCGGCTGGGGCTGGAGCATTACAACCGCGGCAACTACGGGATAGCCCAGCGCTATTTCAAGGACGCCGTCGAGAAAGCGCCGAAGGACGTGACGGCTTGGGTCGGGCTCGCGGCGAGCTATGATCGGATCCGCCGCTTCGATCTTGCGGATCAGGCCTATGCCCAGGCGATCCGCCTCGGCGGTGAGACGGTCCAAATCCTCAACGACCAAGGATACTCTCTCATGCTGCGCGGCAATCTGAGTGGCGCGCGGAAGAAGTTCGAGAAGGCGTATTCGCTCGATCCGGGCAACCCCGTCATCGCCAACAACCTCGAGCTCCTCAACGGCAGCCGGAAGTTCATCGAGAGGCCGCCGAACAATCAGCCATAA
- a CDS encoding spermidine synthase, with protein MSIDDQVNLRAISVRTVRFAPLVYPVALFLSALLLFAIQPMFAKMVLPRLGGAAAIWSVAMVFFQSALLLGYAYAHLLCRMLSPGLSALVHLGLLAIAATTLPIRIAYGFEAPPQGGLELWLLTLFAASIGLPFVALAATAPLLQNWFAASGHPHAANPYLLYAASNLGSFAALMTYPFIVEPLATLHSQVQAWSVGYFLLVLLIATAAVMVARADKPAIRETTADTTAASKIAERAMWTVLAAIPAGLVVAVTAAISVDLAAAPFLWVLPLSLYLLTFVAIFRDRAWVAHERVLRLVPFATVAVIVTASALARPYLSALLMMHLAAFFVLALACHGELYRRRPAPARLTEFYLWTSFGGMIGGIFAGLIAPHTFNGVAEYPILVLAVLLAMPGAFAGGPGRFLRHGSPGLVLAAAIVAIMWLRVRMPAGAVVPTEIALIVLAGAMLLLRRQPALFFGLAALAFAIAKLDPLLSPIEQVRSFFGVHRVVEDPAGRVRLLMHGTTAHGAERVRNNDGTPVRGRPEPTMYYYFGGPIGDAIAAARAAQGRLARVAAVGLGTGSLACHRQDGEAWTFFELDPHVARIARDPALFRFLSECGPDMRIVLGDARLTLTASPEHYDLIVLDAFSSDAIPVHLLTREAFAGYLSHLTAHGVIVVHISNQHMSLWGPTAAVGAAEGLVAFGKDETPTNHGDDDMRTRTQVVVLARDVQDLGDLPAQPGWKRLDPNARTAWTDDYANVLGAVIDRKFRR; from the coding sequence ATGTCCATCGATGACCAGGTCAATCTTCGAGCGATATCCGTGCGGACCGTGCGCTTTGCGCCACTGGTGTATCCCGTGGCGCTGTTCCTCTCGGCGTTGTTGCTGTTCGCGATCCAGCCGATGTTTGCAAAGATGGTGCTGCCGCGGCTCGGCGGCGCGGCCGCGATCTGGTCGGTCGCAATGGTCTTCTTCCAGTCGGCACTGTTGCTGGGCTACGCCTATGCGCACCTGCTCTGCCGCATGCTCTCGCCGGGTCTCTCGGCCCTCGTCCATCTTGGCCTGCTGGCGATTGCCGCCACGACATTGCCGATCCGCATTGCTTACGGCTTCGAAGCACCGCCGCAGGGAGGGCTCGAACTCTGGCTCCTGACATTGTTTGCCGCATCGATCGGCCTGCCGTTCGTCGCGCTCGCCGCGACCGCCCCCCTGCTGCAGAACTGGTTCGCAGCGAGCGGTCATCCCCACGCGGCAAACCCCTATTTGCTCTATGCCGCGTCCAACCTGGGGTCGTTCGCGGCCCTCATGACTTATCCCTTCATCGTCGAGCCGCTGGCCACGCTGCACTCGCAGGTTCAGGCGTGGTCGGTCGGCTATTTCCTCCTGGTCCTGCTGATTGCGACGGCGGCGGTGATGGTCGCCCGCGCGGACAAGCCTGCGATCCGTGAGACAACCGCGGACACGACCGCCGCTTCCAAAATCGCCGAACGCGCGATGTGGACCGTGCTCGCCGCGATCCCTGCGGGCCTCGTGGTCGCGGTCACGGCGGCGATCTCGGTCGATCTTGCGGCAGCGCCATTCCTGTGGGTTCTGCCGCTATCGCTCTACCTCCTGACCTTCGTGGCGATCTTCCGCGACCGTGCCTGGGTGGCGCATGAGCGGGTATTGCGCCTGGTACCGTTCGCCACGGTGGCTGTGATCGTCACTGCGTCGGCGCTGGCTCGGCCGTATTTGAGTGCGCTGCTGATGATGCATCTGGCGGCCTTCTTCGTGCTTGCGCTGGCGTGCCATGGCGAGCTTTATCGCCGCCGACCGGCGCCGGCGCGGCTGACGGAATTCTATTTGTGGACCTCGTTCGGCGGGATGATCGGTGGAATCTTCGCCGGGCTAATCGCGCCGCATACGTTCAACGGCGTCGCCGAATACCCCATCCTTGTCCTTGCAGTGCTACTGGCAATGCCCGGTGCGTTTGCCGGCGGGCCAGGCCGGTTCCTGCGGCATGGCAGCCCCGGTCTCGTATTGGCAGCGGCGATCGTCGCCATCATGTGGCTCCGCGTTCGCATGCCGGCCGGCGCCGTGGTGCCAACCGAAATCGCGCTCATCGTCCTCGCTGGCGCCATGCTGCTGCTGCGACGGCAACCGGCGCTGTTCTTCGGCCTGGCGGCGCTCGCCTTCGCGATTGCCAAGCTCGATCCGCTGCTCTCGCCGATCGAGCAAGTCCGCAGTTTCTTCGGCGTGCATCGCGTGGTCGAGGACCCCGCGGGGAGAGTCCGTCTCCTGATGCACGGAACGACCGCGCATGGTGCCGAACGCGTTCGCAACAACGACGGGACGCCGGTGCGCGGCCGTCCCGAACCGACGATGTATTATTATTTCGGCGGGCCGATCGGCGACGCCATCGCAGCGGCCCGCGCCGCGCAGGGACGGCTGGCGCGCGTTGCGGCCGTTGGGCTCGGCACCGGCAGTCTCGCCTGTCATCGGCAGGACGGCGAGGCATGGACGTTCTTCGAACTCGATCCGCATGTGGCCCGCATCGCACGCGACCCGGCTCTGTTCCGCTTCCTGTCGGAATGCGGCCCGGACATGCGCATCGTGCTCGGGGACGCGAGGCTGACGCTCACGGCATCACCGGAGCACTATGATCTCATCGTGCTCGACGCGTTCTCCTCCGACGCAATTCCAGTGCACCTGCTCACGCGCGAGGCGTTCGCCGGATATCTGTCTCACCTGACCGCGCACGGCGTCATCGTGGTGCACATCTCGAACCAGCATATGTCGCTGTGGGGGCCGACAGCCGCGGTTGGCGCAGCGGAGGGCCTCGTCGCTTTCGGCAAGGATGAAACTCCAACGAACCACGGCGACGACGATATGCGGACGCGCACACAGGTGGTCGTGCTTGCTCGGGACGTGCAGGATCTCGGCGATTTGCCGGCGCAGCCGGGATGGAAGCGCCTCGATCCCAACGCACGCACGGCCTGGACCGATGACTATGCCAACGTCCTAGGCGCCGTTATCGACCGGAAGTTCAGGCGCTGA
- a CDS encoding acyltransferase family protein produces the protein MNRSVELVKIHQIEQSSPVQDPSPRPELRALTGLRGLAAMAVALAHFQNTIPAYSGTPFMWHNAVDLFFCLSGFTLSYVYNRETFRFSSYLTARIARIYPLYLVCLIAAGVLYVWPFVVDPISYPFGTSLSDFTLQLAMLNAWPVIGSGVHWDTPAWSLSVEWFCYLVLFPILLFQKALPSTSTRLLCIVVTTSASFFLFTFFYDDLLVTPQLHVPKSQWSDSIALARGVLGFTAGWAAFASFQKRDGLYVASTKFATLIWCGIAFVVVLAYCGLANSHALIVVYPFVVLAATDPTSITSRLLGSKPLHFLGVISYSIYMTHFVIFLGAIALFGEPAAWPLAVYVMLAAATAAVPVGTYFAIEMPARNALRGIQFRHVPI, from the coding sequence ATGAACCGCTCAGTAGAGCTCGTGAAAATCCATCAGATTGAGCAGAGCAGTCCCGTGCAAGATCCCTCTCCGCGGCCGGAGCTGCGGGCGCTAACGGGACTTCGCGGGTTGGCCGCGATGGCTGTCGCTCTTGCACATTTTCAGAACACCATTCCCGCCTACTCCGGCACCCCTTTCATGTGGCACAACGCCGTCGATCTGTTCTTTTGCCTTAGCGGCTTCACCCTGTCCTACGTCTACAATCGGGAGACGTTCAGGTTTTCGAGTTACCTGACAGCTCGCATCGCTCGGATTTACCCGTTGTATCTGGTCTGCTTGATCGCAGCCGGCGTTCTCTACGTCTGGCCCTTTGTCGTCGATCCGATCAGCTACCCCTTCGGCACCTCGTTGTCGGATTTCACATTGCAGCTCGCCATGTTGAATGCGTGGCCGGTGATCGGCTCAGGCGTCCATTGGGACACTCCGGCGTGGTCCCTGTCTGTCGAATGGTTCTGCTACCTGGTGTTGTTCCCTATTCTGCTCTTCCAGAAGGCGCTACCGTCAACATCAACCAGGTTGCTCTGCATTGTCGTCACGACATCCGCTTCCTTTTTCTTGTTCACGTTTTTCTATGATGATCTCCTGGTCACTCCGCAGCTCCACGTTCCAAAGAGCCAATGGAGTGACTCGATAGCCCTGGCTCGTGGGGTGTTGGGATTCACAGCCGGGTGGGCTGCGTTCGCAAGCTTCCAGAAGCGCGACGGGCTTTATGTGGCCTCCACAAAATTTGCGACATTGATCTGGTGCGGAATCGCATTCGTTGTGGTGCTGGCGTATTGCGGACTTGCCAATTCACACGCGCTGATAGTCGTCTATCCCTTCGTCGTACTTGCAGCAACGGACCCGACTTCAATCACGTCGCGGTTGCTCGGCTCGAAGCCGCTGCATTTCCTCGGGGTGATTTCGTACTCGATCTACATGACCCACTTCGTCATTTTCCTCGGCGCGATCGCCTTGTTCGGCGAGCCTGCCGCCTGGCCGCTCGCAGTTTATGTCATGCTGGCTGCAGCGACAGCTGCCGTGCCCGTTGGCACTTACTTTGCGATTGAGATGCCAGCCCGCAACGCCCTTCGTGGCATCCAATTCCGTCATGTTCCAATTTGA
- the dinB gene encoding DNA polymerase IV, whose protein sequence is MATATTILHADLDAFYASVEQLLEPTLRGRPIAVGGGVVLAASYEAKAFGVRGGMSGREARELCPQLIFVGGHFSDYQRLGDAAIKVIGDFTPLVERISIDEAFADVAGCTHLFGTPAEIAAAIRRRVRTELGLPISVGVARTKHLAKIASQVAKPDGLVVVDPDAELKFLHDLPVELMWGVGPVTRTRLAAIGVSTIGQLAKLSEWSLARLLGPAAGEKLAALAWNRDPRQLKPHRRARSAGAQSALGRKPAIEQVIRPTLLHLADRVATRLRAKSRPGRTVTVRVRFADLKSVTRAMTLDAPVCTTMILARLAESLVRAALADHPGEKIISLLAISVSHLEEHWDLALDLPLGLADEALRPGSRPGMARWAADRAIDRIRDRFGWDAIGYGSAALEAVRSVPDEFRKLAEKDL, encoded by the coding sequence ATGGCAACGGCAACGACGATCCTTCACGCCGACCTCGATGCATTTTACGCGTCGGTCGAGCAGCTGCTTGAGCCAACGCTGCGAGGCAGGCCGATCGCCGTTGGGGGCGGGGTTGTGCTTGCCGCGTCCTACGAGGCGAAGGCCTTCGGCGTGCGTGGCGGCATGTCGGGACGGGAAGCGCGCGAGCTGTGCCCGCAGCTCATTTTTGTCGGCGGCCATTTCAGCGACTACCAGCGGCTGGGTGATGCGGCGATCAAGGTGATCGGCGATTTCACACCGCTGGTCGAGCGCATTTCGATCGATGAGGCGTTCGCCGACGTTGCCGGCTGCACGCACCTGTTCGGAACGCCCGCCGAAATAGCCGCGGCGATCCGGCGGCGCGTGCGCACCGAGCTCGGCCTGCCGATCTCGGTGGGCGTCGCACGCACCAAGCATCTTGCAAAGATCGCCTCGCAGGTCGCAAAGCCCGACGGGCTTGTCGTGGTTGATCCCGACGCCGAGCTGAAATTCCTTCACGATTTGCCGGTTGAACTGATGTGGGGTGTGGGGCCGGTCACCCGGACGCGGCTGGCGGCGATCGGCGTTTCGACAATCGGACAGCTTGCCAAATTGTCGGAATGGTCGTTGGCAAGGTTGCTCGGTCCCGCGGCGGGCGAGAAGCTCGCAGCCTTGGCCTGGAATCGCGATCCACGACAACTCAAGCCGCACCGCCGTGCGCGATCGGCAGGAGCACAATCGGCGCTTGGCCGAAAGCCCGCGATCGAGCAAGTCATTCGGCCAACGCTGCTTCATCTCGCCGACCGCGTCGCCACGCGGCTTCGGGCCAAATCCCGGCCTGGACGTACTGTGACAGTACGCGTTCGTTTCGCCGACCTGAAGTCGGTGACGCGCGCGATGACGCTCGATGCGCCGGTGTGCACGACAATGATCCTGGCCCGCCTCGCCGAAAGTCTGGTACGTGCTGCGCTCGCTGACCACCCGGGCGAGAAGATCATCTCGCTGCTGGCTATCTCGGTGTCGCACCTCGAGGAACACTGGGATCTTGCTCTCGACCTCCCGCTCGGACTGGCCGATGAAGCACTTCGCCCTGGAAGTCGGCCGGGGATGGCCCGCTGGGCGGCAGACCGTGCCATCGACAGGATCCGCGATCGCTTTGGCTGGGACGCGATCGGATACGGTTCGGCGGCGCTGGAGGCTGTTCGTTCGGTCCCCGATGAGTTTCGCAAGCTTGCCGAGAAAGACCTCTAG
- a CDS encoding sugar ABC transporter ATP-binding protein, producing MEPSGSVAAQPTPPLVLVNGINKRFGGVRALRDVSLEVRAGEVHALLGENGAGKSTLIKILSGVHAFDSGSIEIAGRRAAFDNPAKSREAGIAVVYQDLSLVESLSVADNLLLGREPRTRFGFVRKRELMAQAEAFLTQLGIPLDIKATVGSLPFAYRQMTEIAKALMGEVRLLSLDEPTSSLTSDEVRILFEAIGKVTRRGVGVIYVTHRLNEVFEISQRVTVLRDGANAGTFVTADTDMKRLVNAIVGIDRALPVTTRAGPQAARGFEVPPVLSLSNVSNDRMRDVDLSILKGEIHGLAGLIGSGRTEILETIFGLRPVEHGTLQIDGRGWLPKNPADAIDRGIALVPEDRHVQGLVLDHSIERNVTLSRLSYFSRWGWMQQAAAARRAETAIGRLAVKAPGASSLVRTLSGGNQQKVVFGKWNDPRPRVLLLDEPTVGVDVGAREEIYGVIRHAARDGTAVLVVSSDLVELIELCDRISVIVDGCVARTLVRGEIDDAEELHHLLQLYQASGQGVLDKAALHELPA from the coding sequence GTGGAGCCGTCTGGTTCGGTTGCAGCACAACCGACGCCGCCGCTTGTGCTGGTCAACGGCATCAACAAGCGCTTTGGCGGCGTGCGCGCGCTGCGCGACGTCAGCCTCGAGGTGCGGGCCGGCGAGGTGCATGCGCTGCTGGGCGAGAACGGCGCCGGAAAATCCACGCTGATCAAGATTCTCAGCGGTGTTCATGCCTTCGACAGCGGCTCAATCGAGATTGCGGGCCGGCGGGCGGCATTCGACAATCCGGCAAAGTCGCGCGAGGCGGGGATCGCCGTCGTCTATCAGGACCTCAGCCTTGTTGAGTCCTTGAGCGTAGCCGACAATCTGCTGCTCGGTCGTGAACCACGCACCCGTTTCGGCTTCGTCAGGAAGCGCGAATTGATGGCACAGGCCGAGGCGTTCCTGACGCAGCTTGGCATCCCCCTCGATATCAAGGCCACCGTCGGCTCGCTGCCGTTTGCCTATCGCCAGATGACGGAGATCGCGAAGGCGCTGATGGGCGAGGTGCGGCTGCTGAGTCTCGATGAGCCGACGTCCTCGCTGACATCGGACGAGGTCCGCATCCTGTTCGAGGCGATCGGCAAGGTGACGCGCCGCGGCGTCGGCGTGATCTATGTGACGCATCGGCTGAATGAAGTCTTCGAGATCTCGCAGCGCGTGACCGTGCTGCGCGACGGCGCCAATGCCGGCACCTTCGTCACCGCCGATACCGACATGAAGCGGCTGGTCAATGCGATCGTCGGCATCGATCGGGCGTTGCCGGTGACGACGAGGGCCGGGCCGCAAGCTGCCCGCGGCTTCGAGGTGCCCCCGGTTCTGTCGCTGTCGAATGTCTCCAACGACCGGATGCGCGATGTCGACTTGTCGATCCTGAAAGGCGAGATCCACGGGCTGGCCGGATTGATCGGCAGCGGGCGTACCGAAATTCTCGAGACGATCTTTGGGCTGCGTCCCGTCGAGCATGGCACCTTGCAGATCGACGGCCGCGGCTGGCTGCCAAAGAACCCGGCGGATGCGATCGACCGCGGAATAGCCCTGGTGCCGGAGGACCGCCACGTCCAGGGCCTGGTGCTCGACCATTCGATCGAGCGCAACGTCACCCTGTCGCGGCTTTCGTACTTCTCGCGCTGGGGCTGGATGCAGCAGGCCGCGGCGGCCAGGCGCGCGGAGACCGCGATCGGCAGGCTTGCGGTGAAGGCGCCGGGCGCGTCGAGCCTGGTCAGGACGCTCTCCGGCGGCAATCAGCAGAAGGTGGTGTTCGGCAAGTGGAATGATCCGAGGCCGCGGGTTTTGCTGCTGGACGAACCCACCGTCGGCGTCGACGTCGGCGCGCGCGAGGAGATTTATGGCGTGATCCGGCACGCCGCCCGCGACGGCACCGCTGTGCTGGTCGTGTCGTCCGACCTGGTCGAATTGATCGAGCTCTGCGACCGCATCTCGGTGATCGTTGACGGCTGCGTCGCCCGCACGCTTGTGCGCGGCGAGATCGACGACGCCGAAGAGCTGCACCATCTGCTCCAGCTGTACCAGGCGTCCGGCCAAGGCGTTCTTGACAAAGCCGCATTGCACGAGTTGCCCGCATGA
- a CDS encoding ABC transporter permease, whose translation MTELTAPNVVAQPTRSDRRRKLLQNLLRGERPYMLYIAFVILLVVFSLSSPWFLSVENFLNIGRQTTLVSIIAVGMTFIIIARQIDLSVASTLALSGMAAALAMSQINNSWIVGAAAGLGTGALVGLLNGILTTQLQIPSFLVTLGTLSMARGLAMMVTNTKPVIITNETYFTIFGEGSFLGIPVPIAWTLAAMIVGILLLHYNVFGRRIYAVGGNPTAALYSGINTKWVTTAAFVLTGTLAGLAALVLSARSHAARPDVVQGMELDVIAAVILGGCSLFGGRGYILGTLFGSLIIGTLNNGLVLLGVSSPMQLVIKGAIIVAAVAFTKR comes from the coding sequence ATGACCGAACTGACTGCCCCCAACGTCGTCGCACAGCCGACGCGATCCGATCGCCGCCGCAAGCTGCTGCAGAATCTGCTGCGCGGCGAACGGCCCTACATGCTCTACATCGCCTTCGTGATCCTGCTGGTCGTGTTCAGCCTGTCCTCGCCCTGGTTCCTTTCGGTCGAGAATTTCCTGAATATCGGCCGGCAGACGACCCTGGTGTCGATCATTGCGGTCGGCATGACCTTCATCATCATCGCGCGCCAGATCGATCTGTCGGTGGCATCGACGCTGGCCCTGTCGGGGATGGCGGCTGCGCTGGCGATGAGCCAGATCAACAACAGCTGGATCGTCGGCGCCGCCGCCGGGCTCGGCACCGGCGCGCTGGTCGGGTTGCTCAACGGCATCCTGACCACGCAGCTTCAGATCCCGTCCTTCCTGGTGACGCTTGGCACCCTGAGCATGGCGCGCGGACTGGCGATGATGGTCACCAACACCAAGCCGGTCATCATCACCAACGAGACCTATTTTACGATCTTCGGCGAGGGATCGTTTCTCGGCATACCCGTACCGATCGCCTGGACGCTGGCGGCGATGATCGTCGGCATCCTGCTGCTGCACTACAACGTGTTCGGCCGGCGGATCTACGCCGTCGGCGGCAACCCGACCGCGGCTCTGTATTCCGGCATCAACACCAAGTGGGTGACGACGGCGGCCTTTGTTCTCACCGGCACGCTGGCCGGCCTTGCAGCGCTGGTGCTGTCCGCGCGTTCGCATGCCGCGCGCCCCGATGTCGTGCAAGGCATGGAGCTCGACGTCATCGCAGCCGTCATCCTCGGCGGATGCAGCCTGTTCGGCGGGCGCGGCTACATCCTGGGAACGCTGTTCGGCAGCCTGATCATCGGCACGCTCAACAACGGTCTCGTGCTGCTCGGCGTCAGTTCGCCGATGCAGCTCGTGATCAAGGGCGCAATCATCGTGGCCGCGGTGGCCTTCACCAAACGCTAG
- a CDS encoding substrate-binding domain-containing protein — MKLILRQSVPLAMLIAATAISIAPSARAEVPATCVKGVDLATLGPKSIIGQGPHGEKAASPEVLALSDADAAKIKEKHFKVGISMQTVNLDWSQLQIQGITDTLKKYGVTVTGVASAEYQVDKQIADIENTIQQHPDGIISIPVDFTATAPTYKKIAKAGIKLVLMDSIPTGLKHPEEYAAMVSADSQGNGLIAAQILASCVAQGGTIGLVNFGVDYFSTNERTKGVREWMKANRPDIKLKQVDFTDPPKVSQIAGDFLTGNPDIKGLFAVWDQPALDTLSSMRAQSINIPVTTVDLGLQSAIEIAKGGPLKATGSQRPYDQGVAEALAMMNALLGKETPGWIGVQSLPVTQSNVLESYKTVFKKEPPPELTDACNKAKPACN, encoded by the coding sequence ATGAAGCTAATCTTGCGACAAAGTGTGCCGCTGGCCATGCTGATTGCTGCGACGGCCATCTCGATCGCTCCCTCGGCCCGCGCCGAAGTTCCTGCAACCTGCGTCAAGGGTGTTGACCTCGCAACGCTCGGACCGAAATCGATCATCGGCCAGGGACCGCATGGCGAGAAGGCCGCTTCGCCCGAGGTGCTCGCACTGTCGGACGCGGATGCTGCCAAGATCAAGGAGAAGCATTTCAAGGTCGGCATCTCCATGCAGACGGTCAACCTGGACTGGTCGCAACTCCAGATTCAGGGCATCACCGACACGCTGAAGAAATACGGCGTGACGGTGACGGGCGTCGCCTCCGCCGAATATCAGGTCGATAAGCAGATCGCCGATATCGAGAATACGATCCAGCAGCATCCGGACGGCATCATCTCGATCCCGGTCGATTTCACCGCCACCGCGCCGACCTACAAGAAGATCGCCAAGGCCGGCATCAAGCTGGTGTTGATGGACAGCATCCCGACCGGCCTGAAACATCCCGAGGAATATGCCGCGATGGTCTCGGCAGACAGCCAGGGCAACGGGCTGATCGCAGCCCAGATCCTTGCGTCCTGCGTTGCACAGGGCGGCACCATCGGGCTGGTCAATTTCGGCGTCGACTATTTCAGCACCAACGAGCGCACCAAGGGCGTGCGCGAGTGGATGAAGGCGAACCGGCCGGACATCAAGCTGAAGCAGGTCGATTTCACCGACCCGCCGAAGGTCTCGCAGATCGCCGGCGACTTCCTTACCGGCAACCCTGATATCAAGGGCCTGTTCGCGGTCTGGGATCAGCCGGCGCTGGATACGCTGAGTTCGATGCGCGCTCAGAGCATCAACATCCCGGTCACGACCGTTGACCTCGGCCTGCAATCGGCGATCGAGATCGCCAAGGGCGGTCCGTTGAAGGCGACCGGCTCGCAGCGTCCTTATGATCAGGGCGTCGCAGAGGCACTGGCGATGATGAATGCGCTGCTCGGCAAGGAAACGCCCGGCTGGATCGGCGTGCAGTCGCTGCCCGTCACGCAGTCGAACGTGCTGGAATCCTACAAGACGGTGTTCAAGAAGGAGCCGCCGCCCGAACTGACGGATGCCTGCAACAAGGCCAAGCCTGCCTGCAACTGA